The Lutibacter sp. A64 genome segment TTCAGGGGTTCTATGTGCTGAAACAATGTCAACTTCAGTTTCAATATCAAAACTTTTTAAAATATCAATTGCTTGTTGCATTATTGGAAGATCAGAATCGCTTCCCATTATTATTCCTACTTTACTCATTTATTTTAGTTTAAAAGTTTAAAAGTTGAAAGTTTAAAAAAATCGAAAGCTGAAAGTTTAATTCTAATTAGATGTAACCTTTCCCTTCTTCAGACTTCTATTTACTAACAACTCTAATTGTATTTTTTACTTTTTCAGCAATTTTGTGTGCTTCTGTTATATCATTATTTACAATAGTTACATGGCCCATTTTTCTAAATGGTCTGGTTTGTTTTTTTCCATAAATATGAGGTGTTACACCATCCATTTTTAGAATTTCTTCCATATTTTTATAAACCACATCACCCGAAAATCCTTCTTCACCAACTAAATTAACCATAATTCCTGCAACTTTACTTTCGGTATTTCCTAAAGGTAAATTTAAAATGCTTCTAACGTGTTGTTCAAACTGGCTAGTGTAAGAAGCTTCAATGCTATAATGGCCACTGTTGTGTGTTCTTGGAGCTACTTCATTAACCAATATTTCATCATTTTCAGTTTGAAATAATTCAACAGCTAACAAGCCAATATGTTTAAAAGATTCAGCAACTTTTAAGGCAATATTTCTAGCTTTATTAGCAATTTCATTAGAAATTCTTGCCGGACAAATAACATATTCAACCTGATTGGCCTCTGGATGAAATTCCATTTCTACTACCGGATATGTTTTTACTTCTCCATTTTTATTTCTGGCAACTATAACAGCAAGTTCATTTTTAAACGGAATTAGCTCTTCAATTATACAATCTGTATCAGCTAAAGCATTTAAATCGTTACTGTTTTTTACAATTTTAACACCAGTTCCATCATAACCAAATTGAGCAGATTTCCATACAAAAGGAAATTGTAAGGTTTCTTTTTGTAATTCTTCTAAAGTAGAAAATCGTTTGTGAGGTGAAGTTGGAATATTATTTTTTACAAAAAAATCTTTCTGTTTTCCTTTATGCTGAATTATTTGTAAAACACTAGGTTGTGGGTATATTTCTAAGCCTTCGGCTTCTAATTTTAATAGTGCTTCTGTATTTACATGTTCAATTTCAATAGTTAGTAAATCTACTTTTTTACCAAAATTGTAAACTGTATCAAAATCTAGTAAGTTGCCTTGATGAAATTCGTTACAGATTTGCGCGCAAGGAGCATCTTTTGCACCGTCTAAAATAGCTGTATAAATATCGAATTTATGCGTTTCGGTTAACAGCATTTTTCCTAA includes the following:
- a CDS encoding 5-(carboxyamino)imidazole ribonucleotide synthase, with the protein product MKNYFSSNFKLGVLGGGQLGKMLLTETHKFDIYTAILDGAKDAPCAQICNEFHQGNLLDFDTVYNFGKKVDLLTIEIEHVNTEALLKLEAEGLEIYPQPSVLQIIQHKGKQKDFFVKNNIPTSPHKRFSTLEELQKETLQFPFVWKSAQFGYDGTGVKIVKNSNDLNALADTDCIIEELIPFKNELAVIVARNKNGEVKTYPVVEMEFHPEANQVEYVICPARISNEIANKARNIALKVAESFKHIGLLAVELFQTENDEILVNEVAPRTHNSGHYSIEASYTSQFEQHVRSILNLPLGNTESKVAGIMVNLVGEEGFSGDVVYKNMEEILKMDGVTPHIYGKKQTRPFRKMGHVTIVNNDITEAHKIAEKVKNTIRVVSK